A section of the Solitalea canadensis DSM 3403 genome encodes:
- a CDS encoding BamA/TamA family outer membrane protein translates to MRSTHCKLLKSIFLLGFLLLSAAASAQQVVHRVILIGDAGGLINGRNPVVDAATKRFSLSDSTTTLVYLGDNVYERGMYDEDHPNYHEAVEILKYQSVVGLHKQSKVIFIPGNHDWAQGRPPGYQRILNQQEWLDSLKSPNIRLLPKDGCPGPEEVILSDKLVMLVLDTQWWLHPYDKPGLTSDCICKTADEVLAKLSELAYKNRDKAIIIAMHHPFRSNGIHGGYYTIKQHIFPFTDLNKNLYIPLPIIGSIYPISRSVFGNIQDLPHPKYKKMVTSVEETLKDYKQLVFVSGHDHDLQLIKEDAKTYIVSGSGYNESRVREGRNALFVNPGHGYAVLEQTANGELNVQYYTVNDKAEDKQAFASNVYQLKDVIQSTVTTDSIVNYPDSTVVVADSRYEEAGSFKRFILGENYRKIWNLPVNTKIINLRKEGGGFKILEQGGGHQTKSLRLADTAGLEWALRTIRKSPEMALPAELRETVAREVLQDQISAAMPYAPLVISTMATALNIPHAKPQIVFVPDDPFLGQYRKDFANTLCLLEQREPVMPGKTLTTPKMVKALKKDNDNSVDQKAVLRARLFDLVIGDWDRHEDQWRWAYVEKGKGKRFYPIPRDRDQAFFVNQGVLPKMVSAPWLLPMFQGFGPKIKNVNGFMMGAKFFDRDFLNELEEKDWKKISMEVAESLTDSVIDAAMKGFPPELPRETVNTIASSLKSRRDILVQNALIFYKYLSNQVDVSTSNNQELFAIKRLDSGKVAVSIHKIAKDQQIKKEIYQREFNPSVTKEIRLFGEKGSDVFDISGDNSSPIKIKVIGGGDIDTFKVASNTGSPGKIFIYDHQQEKNNLEVESNVKLKLSSKDEGNTYVSRDFKYNQQIPSLIAGYNLDDGVIIGAALTLVNYAYLKKPEASRQRIVLGHSLSTKAFYFKYHAQFNEVFGKTGLVIDAETLGPKNTENFFGLGNETIYDSANETITFYRSRYNVFNLNPAFQFKLGSKIKFDIGPSFQYFKMDESDNEGRFIADPALNKLDEPNLFSTKFYTGIQMDAIIDTRDHIVLPSRGIYWKTSFKSIYGLNKESNDFTQLRSDLSLFMSFHLPARLVIADRVGGGFTGGNPSFFQHHYIGGTHLMGFRKNRFAGTSFLYNNFEFRYKLLDFRTYLFPGSLGIIGYKDIGRVWIEGENSSKWHNGIGGGIYLSPVNMLVVTAIFGHSREENLPYVTLGFRF, encoded by the coding sequence ATGAGATCAACTCATTGCAAACTTTTAAAATCTATATTTCTCTTAGGCTTTCTTTTGCTGTCGGCAGCGGCAAGTGCCCAGCAAGTTGTTCACCGTGTGATATTAATTGGTGATGCAGGTGGATTAATTAACGGACGAAATCCGGTGGTTGATGCTGCAACAAAACGTTTTTCACTGAGCGACTCTACTACCACTTTGGTTTATCTGGGTGATAACGTTTATGAAAGAGGAATGTATGATGAAGATCATCCAAATTATCACGAAGCTGTAGAAATATTAAAATATCAATCGGTGGTTGGACTTCATAAGCAGTCGAAAGTAATTTTCATTCCCGGAAATCACGACTGGGCGCAAGGAAGGCCTCCTGGTTACCAACGCATTTTAAATCAACAGGAATGGTTGGATAGTTTAAAATCACCTAACATAAGACTATTACCCAAAGATGGTTGTCCGGGTCCCGAAGAGGTTATTTTAAGTGACAAACTGGTGATGTTAGTGTTGGATACACAATGGTGGCTTCATCCGTATGACAAACCCGGTTTAACCTCTGATTGTATCTGTAAAACAGCCGACGAAGTACTCGCCAAACTAAGTGAACTGGCTTATAAAAACCGCGACAAAGCGATTATCATTGCCATGCATCACCCTTTCAGAAGTAATGGGATTCATGGCGGCTACTATACCATCAAGCAACACATTTTTCCTTTTACAGATCTCAACAAAAACCTGTACATACCCTTGCCTATTATTGGCTCTATCTACCCTATTTCTCGTTCTGTTTTTGGCAATATTCAAGACTTGCCACATCCGAAATACAAAAAAATGGTAACTAGTGTAGAGGAAACACTGAAGGATTATAAGCAATTGGTATTTGTTTCAGGGCACGACCATGACTTGCAATTGATAAAGGAAGACGCTAAAACTTACATTGTTAGTGGTTCAGGTTATAATGAAAGCAGGGTTCGTGAAGGCAGGAATGCACTGTTTGTTAATCCGGGGCATGGTTATGCCGTTTTGGAGCAAACCGCAAACGGTGAATTGAATGTTCAGTATTATACGGTAAATGATAAAGCGGAAGATAAGCAAGCTTTTGCGTCGAATGTTTATCAATTAAAAGACGTAATACAATCAACCGTTACAACCGACTCTATTGTTAATTATCCAGATAGTACTGTTGTAGTAGCGGATAGTCGTTATGAAGAAGCCGGCAGTTTTAAACGATTTATTCTAGGTGAAAATTATCGTAAGATCTGGAATCTCCCTGTTAACACTAAAATTATAAACCTCCGGAAAGAAGGTGGAGGTTTTAAAATATTGGAACAAGGTGGCGGACATCAAACTAAATCGTTGCGATTGGCGGATACGGCTGGTTTAGAGTGGGCATTAAGAACCATCAGAAAATCACCCGAAATGGCTTTACCCGCAGAATTAAGAGAAACGGTTGCCCGTGAAGTTTTACAAGATCAAATTTCTGCAGCTATGCCTTACGCTCCATTGGTGATCAGCACAATGGCAACTGCCTTAAACATACCGCATGCAAAACCTCAAATTGTTTTTGTTCCCGACGATCCTTTTTTAGGCCAATACCGGAAAGACTTTGCCAATACGTTGTGTCTGCTAGAACAACGCGAACCTGTAATGCCAGGTAAAACACTAACAACACCTAAAATGGTAAAGGCGTTGAAAAAGGATAACGATAATTCAGTTGACCAGAAAGCTGTTTTGCGGGCTCGGTTATTTGATCTTGTAATTGGTGATTGGGACCGTCATGAAGACCAGTGGCGTTGGGCTTATGTAGAAAAAGGGAAAGGAAAAAGGTTCTACCCCATTCCGCGCGACAGAGATCAGGCTTTCTTTGTAAATCAGGGTGTTTTACCCAAAATGGTTTCTGCTCCGTGGTTGTTACCGATGTTCCAGGGTTTTGGGCCAAAAATCAAAAATGTGAATGGATTTATGATGGGAGCTAAATTTTTCGATCGAGATTTCTTAAACGAACTGGAAGAAAAAGACTGGAAGAAAATTTCAATGGAAGTAGCAGAATCGCTTACAGATAGTGTTATTGATGCCGCAATGAAAGGCTTCCCTCCTGAACTCCCTCGCGAAACGGTTAACACCATCGCCTCAAGCTTAAAAAGCCGACGGGATATATTAGTGCAAAACGCACTTATTTTCTATAAATACCTTTCCAATCAAGTAGATGTGTCAACCTCTAATAATCAGGAATTATTCGCTATTAAACGATTAGATAGTGGCAAGGTAGCGGTAAGTATTCACAAAATTGCTAAAGATCAGCAAATCAAAAAAGAGATTTATCAGCGGGAGTTTAATCCATCGGTAACTAAAGAAATTCGATTATTTGGAGAAAAAGGCTCAGATGTTTTTGACATTAGTGGAGATAATTCATCCCCTATAAAAATAAAGGTAATTGGCGGAGGAGATATAGATACGTTTAAGGTTGCTTCCAATACGGGATCACCCGGAAAAATCTTTATATACGATCATCAACAGGAAAAAAATAACCTGGAAGTTGAAAGTAATGTCAAGCTTAAGTTATCGTCAAAAGATGAAGGAAACACTTATGTGAGTCGGGATTTTAAATACAATCAGCAAATACCCTCTTTAATAGCCGGTTACAACCTTGATGATGGTGTTATTATCGGAGCCGCATTAACATTGGTTAACTATGCTTATTTGAAGAAACCGGAGGCATCACGTCAACGTATCGTTTTAGGGCATTCCTTATCTACCAAAGCATTTTACTTTAAATACCATGCTCAGTTTAATGAGGTATTCGGAAAAACGGGTTTAGTGATCGATGCAGAAACACTCGGTCCGAAAAATACTGAAAACTTCTTTGGTTTAGGAAATGAAACCATTTATGATTCAGCAAATGAAACGATTACATTTTATCGAAGTAGATATAATGTATTTAACTTAAATCCCGCATTCCAATTCAAATTAGGAAGTAAAATAAAGTTCGATATCGGCCCATCTTTTCAATATTTTAAAATGGATGAAAGCGATAACGAAGGGCGTTTTATTGCTGATCCTGCGTTAAACAAACTGGACGAACCCAATCTTTTCAGTACCAAATTTTATACAGGCATTCAAATGGATGCGATTATAGATACCAGAGACCATATAGTTTTACCGAGCCGTGGTATTTACTGGAAAACCAGCTTTAAATCTATCTATGGCTTAAATAAGGAGAGCAATGATTTCACACAATTAAGAAGTGATTTGAGTTTGTTTATGAGCTTTCATCTACCAGCACGTTTGGTAATTGCCGACCGAGTTGGAGGTGGCTTTACAGGAGGAAATCCATCCTTTTTCCAGCATCACTATATTGGAGGAACCCATTTAATGGGATTCCGTAAAAATCGGTTTGCTGGCACCAGCTTTTTATATAACAATTTCGAATTCAGGTATAAACTTTTGGATTTTAGGACCTACCTATTTCCCGGTAGTCTTGGCATTATAGGTTATAAAGATATTGGACGTGTATGGATAGAAGGCGAAAACTCATCGAAATGGCATAACGGTATTGGCGGAGGCATTTACCTCTCGCCGGTTAACATGCTGGTGGTAACTGCTATTTTCGGGCATTCAAGGGAAGAAAACCTTCCTTATGTAACCCTGGGTTTCAGATTTTAG
- a CDS encoding SdiA-regulated domain-containing protein encodes MIKFYFLITGLAITVLTFACNPDSKAQKNASPKGYNLVQPDDKITFNELLDEISGIAFYPDGKKLAAINDEEGYLFTIDLQTKKADEGVKFGKSGDYEDICNVNGVWYVLKSNGAIYQLRDTSDHKFTHTEYDFPEKTGYEFESLYHDKSSNNLVIICKKCSNDDGVVSAFSFDLATHQFNRSPVFQITITDDLSEPTGKKKEKKGAQFQPSAAEIHPVTGQLYILSHQQKRLIITDLKGKIESVYKLDPKLFKQPEGIAFSSNGDLYISNEAKNSFANIYKFSYKP; translated from the coding sequence ATGATAAAATTTTACTTTTTAATCACCGGACTGGCAATAACAGTCTTAACATTTGCCTGTAATCCAGACTCTAAAGCACAAAAAAACGCTTCGCCCAAAGGTTATAATCTTGTACAGCCTGATGATAAAATAACATTTAACGAATTGTTAGATGAAATATCAGGTATCGCATTTTACCCTGACGGAAAGAAACTGGCAGCCATTAATGATGAAGAAGGTTATCTTTTCACTATTGATCTTCAAACCAAAAAAGCAGACGAAGGTGTTAAGTTTGGTAAATCGGGCGATTATGAAGATATCTGCAATGTTAATGGTGTTTGGTATGTGTTAAAGAGCAATGGAGCAATTTACCAGCTAAGAGATACCAGCGACCATAAATTCACACATACAGAATATGATTTTCCTGAAAAAACAGGCTATGAATTTGAAAGCTTGTATCATGATAAATCGTCCAACAACCTTGTCATTATCTGTAAAAAATGTAGTAATGATGACGGTGTGGTATCTGCCTTTAGCTTCGACCTTGCTACTCATCAATTTAACAGGTCTCCCGTTTTTCAAATTACAATTACGGATGATTTAAGTGAACCCACGGGAAAAAAGAAAGAAAAAAAAGGGGCACAGTTCCAACCTTCAGCAGCTGAGATTCATCCGGTAACCGGCCAACTCTATATCCTCTCTCATCAACAAAAACGATTAATCATCACGGATTTAAAAGGCAAAATCGAATCGGTGTACAAACTCGATCCAAAGCTGTTTAAGCAGCCTGAAGGAATTGCGTTTAGCAGTAACGGAGATCTCTACATTTCTAACGAAGCGAAGAACAGTTTTGCCAATATTTACAAGTTTTCCTACAAGCCTTAA
- a CDS encoding Pycsar system effector family protein yields the protein MTTYPELLTEIEKYVRSLYASHDSEQLTYHNLQHTLDVVKASEQIGAHYQLNLHDLFIVLSAAWLHDIGYLYTTPALHVPESAVQAEKYLKNLHVEDDIIEQIKGCILATQLPQKPKNLLEEIVCDADLFHLGTADYDEKSKSLRAELELITNKKLKGSQWRENSIFFLESHQYNTDFARTLLAQGLKGNVNKLKEKQKEKEAEKMNESFVQETLPLAEGKKEKKQKDKEEDKPGRGIETMFRTTSTNHLRLSEMADSKANIMISVNSIIVSIVISVLLRRLEDNPHFILPTILFVASSLFTIVFAILATRPTVTSGMFSKDDIENKRANLLYFGNFYRMSLKDYEWGIQEVMKDKDFLYGSMTRDIYNLGLVLGRKYKMLRIAYNIFMFGFVISVLSFAIAAFFFAKD from the coding sequence ATGACTACATATCCGGAATTACTTACCGAAATAGAAAAGTACGTGAGATCACTTTACGCTTCTCATGATAGTGAACAACTTACTTACCACAATTTGCAACATACACTTGATGTAGTAAAAGCATCTGAGCAAATAGGTGCCCATTACCAACTAAACCTTCACGACCTGTTTATTGTTTTATCGGCGGCATGGTTACATGATATTGGTTATTTATACACAACACCTGCTTTACATGTTCCTGAAAGTGCTGTACAGGCAGAAAAATACCTTAAAAATCTACATGTTGAAGATGATATTATTGAACAAATAAAAGGTTGTATTCTGGCTACACAATTACCTCAAAAACCGAAAAATTTATTAGAAGAAATCGTTTGCGACGCCGATCTTTTTCATCTGGGTACAGCTGATTATGATGAAAAAAGTAAAAGCCTGCGAGCAGAGTTGGAGTTAATCACCAACAAAAAGCTCAAGGGCAGTCAATGGCGTGAGAATTCCATTTTTTTTCTCGAATCACACCAATATAATACAGATTTCGCCCGCACACTTTTAGCACAAGGCTTGAAAGGAAATGTTAATAAGCTGAAAGAAAAACAAAAGGAAAAGGAAGCTGAAAAAATGAATGAGTCGTTTGTTCAGGAAACATTACCGCTTGCTGAAGGAAAGAAAGAAAAGAAACAAAAAGATAAAGAGGAGGATAAGCCGGGTAGGGGAATTGAAACAATGTTTAGAACCACCTCTACAAATCACTTGCGATTGAGCGAGATGGCCGATAGTAAAGCAAATATTATGATTTCTGTCAACTCAATTATTGTTTCCATTGTCATTTCAGTTTTATTAAGACGCTTGGAAGATAACCCTCATTTTATTCTTCCGACCATTTTATTTGTTGCTTCGAGTTTGTTTACCATTGTGTTTGCCATTTTAGCCACGCGCCCGACAGTAACCTCTGGAATGTTTTCGAAAGACGATATTGAAAACAAACGCGCCAACTTATTGTATTTTGGTAATTTCTATAGAATGAGCTTAAAAGATTACGAATGGGGAATACAGGAAGTAATGAAAGATAAAGACTTTTTATATGGAAGTATGACCCGTGATATTTATAACCTTGGATTGGTATTAGGTCGTAAATATAAAATGCTACGGATAGCCTATAATATATTCATGTTTGGTTTTGTGATCTCAGTTCTTTCATTTGCTATTGCGGCATTTTTCTTTGCAAAAGACTAA
- the ppk1 gene encoding polyphosphate kinase 1, whose translation MTPVFFDRDLSWLLFNYRVLQEAQATEVPVYERIKFLSIYSSNLDEFFRVRMPVLLATANIELPDVVDQIVTNDLLKQVQLTVSKQQQEFGATLIHSIIPELKKHHVFFNYGKNIPDEYRDYTRDYFFTRILSFLHPVFLNGKSDFLLENNCIYFALLLKSKGVENSGNQYALVNIPSTHLPRFVSVRSSVDFQLFFIDDIIRDNFQVIFPDHEVLECCSIKITRNAELNIIDEFSPDIAELLQNEIEKRDFGVPTRFLYEEGISETLLNYLQHFCALSPNEMFAGGRYHNLKDLANLPNPIGKQLEYETWPAQHHPELKNIDSIFTAIDKADQLIHLPYQSYDYILRFFNEAAIDPSTEELFVTLYRIAADSYIANALIGAAKNGKKVTVFVELKARFDEANNIRWAKKMKAAGVKIVYSIPGLKVHAKIALVHKKSGLKHSYYGLLATGNFNEATARFYCDQVLMTTNKDITKELDLLFAYLQSREQPSSYNFLKFEHLLVAQFNLQQRFELLIDREIEHVKQGRKGRIVIKLNNLQERNMIVKLYEASCAGVKIDLIIRSICCLVPGITDLSENISITRIVDRYLEHSRIFYFANNGEDELFMGSADWMNRNLHSRIEVCFPVLAVNPKEQVKQVLKLQLKGNSKAVVLGEDNTTERLHHKAEERHQSQAEIYDYVKLLKKSS comes from the coding sequence ATGACGCCTGTTTTTTTCGACAGAGATTTAAGTTGGTTATTATTTAATTACAGGGTTTTGCAAGAAGCCCAGGCAACAGAGGTTCCGGTTTACGAACGGATAAAATTCCTTTCCATCTATTCTTCCAACCTTGATGAGTTTTTTAGGGTTAGAATGCCGGTTTTATTGGCTACAGCCAATATTGAATTACCGGATGTTGTTGATCAAATCGTTACGAATGACCTGCTAAAGCAAGTTCAGTTAACAGTAAGCAAACAACAGCAGGAGTTTGGGGCCACATTGATCCACTCAATTATTCCCGAATTAAAAAAACATCATGTGTTTTTTAATTATGGAAAGAATATTCCTGATGAATATCGTGATTACACAAGGGATTATTTCTTTACCCGTATCCTGTCATTTTTGCATCCCGTTTTTTTGAACGGAAAAAGTGATTTTTTACTGGAAAATAATTGCATTTACTTCGCTCTGCTATTAAAATCGAAAGGAGTAGAAAACTCCGGTAATCAATATGCGTTAGTAAACATACCGTCTACTCATTTACCCCGGTTCGTTTCGGTTAGATCTTCGGTCGATTTTCAGTTGTTCTTTATAGATGATATCATCCGGGATAACTTCCAGGTAATTTTTCCGGATCATGAGGTGTTGGAATGTTGCAGTATTAAGATTACCCGAAATGCCGAGCTGAATATCATTGATGAATTTAGTCCGGATATAGCTGAGTTACTCCAAAACGAAATTGAAAAGCGTGACTTTGGAGTTCCTACACGTTTTCTGTATGAAGAAGGCATATCGGAAACCTTGCTAAATTACCTTCAGCACTTTTGTGCATTATCGCCTAATGAAATGTTTGCGGGAGGGCGATATCATAATCTGAAAGACCTTGCGAACTTACCCAACCCTATAGGGAAACAGCTGGAATATGAGACGTGGCCTGCTCAGCATCATCCCGAACTTAAAAACATTGACTCTATTTTTACAGCCATTGATAAAGCGGATCAACTTATTCATCTTCCTTATCAATCCTACGATTACATTTTACGCTTTTTTAATGAAGCTGCAATTGATCCGAGTACCGAAGAACTATTTGTGACGCTTTATCGTATTGCAGCTGATTCCTATATCGCCAATGCATTGATAGGCGCAGCTAAAAACGGAAAAAAAGTAACAGTTTTTGTGGAGTTGAAGGCTCGTTTTGATGAAGCGAATAATATTCGTTGGGCCAAGAAAATGAAAGCTGCAGGCGTTAAGATTGTCTATAGCATTCCGGGTTTAAAAGTACATGCAAAAATTGCTTTGGTACATAAAAAGTCTGGGTTGAAACATAGTTACTATGGATTATTGGCTACTGGAAATTTTAATGAAGCTACTGCTCGCTTTTATTGCGATCAGGTACTAATGACGACAAATAAGGACATCACTAAGGAACTTGATTTATTGTTTGCCTACCTGCAATCGAGAGAGCAGCCATCATCCTATAACTTTTTAAAATTTGAGCATTTGTTGGTGGCTCAGTTTAATTTACAACAACGTTTTGAGCTTTTGATCGATCGCGAAATTGAGCATGTGAAGCAAGGACGAAAGGGACGGATTGTCATCAAACTGAACAACCTGCAAGAGCGAAATATGATCGTAAAGTTGTATGAAGCCAGCTGTGCAGGGGTGAAGATCGACCTAATCATCAGAAGTATTTGTTGCCTTGTTCCGGGTATAACTGATCTAAGTGAAAATATTAGCATCACAAGAATTGTAGATCGTTACCTGGAACACTCGCGAATATTTTATTTTGCTAATAATGGAGAAGATGAATTGTTTATGGGATCAGCCGATTGGATGAACCGTAACCTGCATAGTAGGATAGAGGTGTGTTTTCCTGTACTGGCAGTAAATCCAAAAGAGCAGGTAAAACAGGTACTAAAGCTGCAGCTGAAAGGTAATAGTAAGGCTGTGGTGTTGGGAGAAGATAATACAACAGAACGGTTGCATCACAAAGCAGAAGAACGTCATCAATCGCAAGCGGAAATATATGATTATGTAAAGCTATTAAAGAAAAGTTCTTAA